TGTTCCTTCATAGATGCTTGTTTCCAAGCATCACTGAGCTAAGCTGATGAGGTTTGGCGTACCCCTTGAGCGATCACTTGAGCCTTATGAGCTCAAACGCCAACGGAACTTCACAGCTGCAAATTTCTTTACACAGACTTGATAATCAAGTTCTTCCTTCTGCCATCCTTTTCCTGACCAGGTCTCCACAGGCTCTGGCTGTTGACTTAGTTGCCTCTGTCACTTCTTATTGCTGTGTTCTGTCTACTGTGTCTGTGCCCTAGTTGGGAACTTGCCCTACGTGGGTGGAAAATATCCCGTTGATAATCACTTTTCCTATTTATAGTTCTAGATACCCCAGAAACTCCTTAGCTGATATAATTTGAATCTCATTTTTTGTTTGAGAGAGGGTATCCTgcaacccaggctagcctggcaCGCAGTCtaccagcccaggctggcttgaactcctgatggacctgcctccaccttccagtGCTAGGGTTCCATATGCTTGCCACCATTCCTGGATTATGTGGTATTGAGAAGCAGATTTAGGGACCGGTGTGtgctaggcaggcaggcaggcaggcaggcaggcaggcaggcactctaccaactgaacgaCATTGCTAGCCTGGAACGCATCTGTGAATTTTGAATGATTTCAGTTTCTAGGTCTTTCCCCTCTCGTCTTTAGGTGTTATGGTCTCACAAAGAGCTGgagagctgttcttccagagccccgggctttgtttcccagcacccacacactgGCTCACCtaagtctgtaactctagttccaggtgaCCTGATGCCCTTTTTTGTCTTCTGTGCAAACCAAAGATGACATGATactcagacatacatgtagaaaaaaacattcatatacataaaatataataataaaaagtagaaTTAGACTTTCTATAATTCAGAAAATGATCCCAGTAGAGTTGCAAGGTACTCTCTAAAACAGGGAGAGGCAAACCCAGAGGCCCATGGACCTCTTGCTGAGCTTTTTGGCAAAAAATTATGATGTTGATaggcaagttaaaaaaaaattgttagaaTCCTACCAAAACCTGATTGCTGGACTATAAGAAAAAATGAGATCTGCTGGGgtgatttaatttatatgaggctcaaattatatagttttattttatttaaaattttaaaatttatcatcatcattcttattgtgtgtgtgtgtgtgtgtgtgtgtgtgtgtgtgtgtacacccagggcttgaacccaagtcctcaagATTGGCAGcaagccactgaaccatctcattcACTCTAACGTTTTCTTTTGAAGGCTTAGCCTTCTCCCTGTGTTTTGAAGGCGATGTTAATCTTTAATCCTCAAAGGAGGGACCAAATGAGAAGAAACTAAAGACATACTTGGTGAACTGAAATGATGCTTTATTGCAATCACAAATCACCAACTTTATGAGACACGGCCATACATCACTCATAAGTGTCTCTtggaacagagatggagaaaacCTACTTGTTCAAGTTCTGAAAGATAGGTACTCAAACCAGGGGACCAAACACAGCAGAGGACAGCCAAAAAAACAATTACAGCATCATGGAGggctatatatataatataaaaatactctGTGCTATCAACAAAGCTTTGGGATCATCTATTAGCTCTTGGCAAAATTCTTCAAAaggaaattattataaatataaatcataaaaaatcaaaataacagcaaaaaacgCTAACTGctttcttcagcaatagggaaCTGACGTAAGCAGGAAATATTCTTACCCCCGTGACAGTGAGTTGATCACGATAGATATCTCCAGTGCAAAACAAGTCTCTCTCCTCAGAGTTCTGCTCCTGAAGGGGGCCTGGTGCGTGCTCGATTCAAACACAGCGCAGCACATCCCCGTGAAACCTTAACAAGGTCAAGTGGAGAACCCTCTACAAAAAAGGGTATTGGCAGTTTCATCCAAAGAACATACGTCTAGGAGCAGAGCGATGACTCCAGGGAGAGAGcagtcctccctcctccctcctttcttcctccctcctcccttcctcccctccccagagaGCCTTGTTCATTCTCATTTCTAAGTCTATAGCCcaaggacacatattccactTCTACCCTTTTTAAGGGAGTTGATGGAAACCACTCTATGATGAAACAAAGAAAGTTCTTGTAATATCAAAGCCCCTGAGGGGAGGGGTACCAAAGCGTCCGAGACAACTTGGTTTGACAAGGACAACTATCTTACGTCTGCTCTGTCTTTGCTCCTCCAGGCTGAGTCAGGCCAGCTAATGGCTTGCCTCATCTATCCAATAGGATAACACTTTGTTGGATGGAAATTCCTTACATACGCACATCTACGCGTTCCGTCTGCAGAGTTTCACAACATGAAACTAAGTTACAACCCAGTGTGTTTTGACTGAGACCTCAGTTTGATTTTACTATGAAGAGTTGTTCTTTAAATGCTTGGTCTGAAGAGGTTTTACATGATATTCATAGATTTTCAGAGCAGGCCCCAGTTTTAACTGAAGTCCTGTCAACACGTCATTTCTCGTCATCAAGAGCAGGGATTTTCCATCAATTTCCTAGAAGGGAAACAGAGGGGAAAGCCAGTGTGTGAGTAAGCCCAGGCACTCTGGGGGATGGAGATAAAGGGAAGGCTGAAGTCACACACCACTTGTCCCTCGACTAAAACTACTGTCGTGGTGTCAACATGCAATCTTCTATCgcatcttccattttctctttccgTTTTGAGATTAAGCACAATTTGTAGCCGATATTGTTTTCAAGACCCTATTACAAATCCTAAGAAACTCAGGGGCAAGTTTAAAACAGTGTTACCCATCTCAGGGAGCAGAGGTTGCTTCCGAAAGAGATACAGACATGCTCCAACCATAAAATACACGGAAAGTTATTAGAATTCCCTATAGACTTTACATGTCAAAACCACTGTATAAATTACAACAGGCAGAGATTATTATTCCTAGTTTACAGACAAAAAAAAGGACATAGTAAGAAGGCTACTGGCCTGAGACAAAAAGAATCAGGAAAGACGGACATGAGACCCGAACTCTTGTCTGTCCACATCCTTTGTATACTTTTctgctgtctccctctctcccggTTCCTCTCTCTACTGTTTTTGGGGATGTTGGGGGGAAACACGCTAGGTCAGCGCTCTACCCCCAAACCCTTCTCCTAGCCCACCCCTACTTAATGCACAATTAAAGATTGTTATCAAGTCTTGTGTCTGACTGGAAGGTTTCTGAAAATCTTGCCAATTTTGATATCGGGGAATAATAACCATGGCCCACCCAGTGGGAGAGTCTTTCTTCTGGTTATTCCTCATTCTGAAAACCGCACTCGCAAGCTGAGGCTCCCTGCCATGCTTCCTTTCACCAAGGGTGTGAGCACTAGGACCCAGCCAGCTGCCCGTCCCTTTCCCCTGGTGCTTTAGACTCCACCAGGCAGGTCCCTCTGGCATTGTAGGGACTACAAAGGATGAGAATAAAGTGGGCTTCTGGGAAAGAGATGAAGGCTGTGAACGGAGAGGAGTCTTTGAATTTACAGAGTGGAAGCTTCGTGCTGTCTGTGGACCTGCCTTCATTATTGTTGGCTTGTGGAAGTTTCATGTCTCTTAAGGCAGAGATGGTCCTTAGGAGGCATGGCTCAGATGTGCTTAAGAGTTTTGTTCATAGTTTTGCCTGAGTACTGGACTGATGATCTGGGCTAAAGACGCAAGGACCCTGAAGTGGCTACTTAAAACTGTGACCCTGTTTACTCCTGCGCCTAGGGAGACCATTGCTCCTAACTCTCATTGATCTTGTCAGGCTGTGGAGAAGATGTGTTGGATTCTAACAGTGTGGAGAAATTGCACCAGGTCGAGGGCTGGAAAACCCTCCCATTCTGCagccctttcttctg
This region of Mus caroli chromosome 3, CAROLI_EIJ_v1.1, whole genome shotgun sequence genomic DNA includes:
- the Samd13 gene encoding sterile alpha motif domain-containing protein 13 isoform X2, whose translation is MENGRPPDPADWAVMDVVNYFRTAGFEEQAGAFQEQEIDGKSLLLMTRNDVLTGLQLKLGPALKIYEYHVKPLQTKHLKNNSS